A stretch of DNA from Spirosoma endbachense:
GCTGTTTATAACGGTCCAAACTAATCATACTAGTAAGGGAAGTAACGGTTAAAATTGCCTTTATCGGTACTGAAATCGTGTAAAAAAGTGCTCCCATAGGCTGTCGGATAGGTAAGCGTTTACCCAAGGGGCGACTATCCATTGATACAGGAGAAAAACGATTAGAAACAAAGCCAATAACACCAGCCATTCTTGCCAGGAAGCCGATGATCTACTTTTTCGCTCACGAGTAGCTGGCGGGGTAGAAACTGGCTCTGGCGACGATTTGAGTGCTACCATGTTAGTTAACCGCCCTTAAGGTGAAGGTTGTATCTTTCGATTGTCCCATCGAATCAACCACACGAAGCGTTAGCGCATGAGAACCTGAATCAGTCGGCAGGTACGTGAGTGTATCGCTCAATAACCGGCTCATGTTGGCTGAAACGACGATTTTTCCACCAGGCGCTAGAACCTTGTTGTTCAGCAACAATACCGCTTTACGGGGAGCTGCTACCTGCCAGGAGAGTCGATAGGCATTGCCCGACGTGAGGTATTCTGGCTTAATACCAAAGCCCACAGAGGTTGGTTTTTGCCAGGGA
This window harbors:
- a CDS encoding TraQ conjugal transfer family protein, translating into MKTSIYWACGLLLAVAACQTESLDIQRTFPFQLEMDAFPASIPWQKPTSVGFGIKPEYLTSGNAYRLSWQVAAPRKAVLLLNNKVLAPGGKIVVSANMSRLLSDTLTYLPTDSGSHALTLRVVDSMGQSKDTTFTLRAVN